In one window of Musa acuminata AAA Group cultivar baxijiao chromosome BXJ3-2, Cavendish_Baxijiao_AAA, whole genome shotgun sequence DNA:
- the LOC103976384 gene encoding probable polygalacturonase, with protein sequence MDVEEKHPCLWRWHRWQDGLRRPSVVLLLGAIALLGWSSLQSTPAWVAVAPAAAPATAKHDVAVAGRRSCVEFYRPVGPRNVVFSIKEFGGVGDGRTSNTEAFRRAVRRLGEFGDKGGAQLNVPPGRWLTGSFNLTSNLTLFLEKDAIILGSQDPEEWPVIEPLPSYGRGRERLGGRHISLIHGEGLSDVIITGQNGSIDGQGKMWWDLWWNRTLKHTRGHLLELVNSENILISNLTFLNSPFWTIHPVYCSNVVLKNLTVLAPLHSPNTDGIDPDSSSHVCIEDCYIESGDDLVAVKSGWDHYGIAMAHPSSNIVIRRVSGTTPTCSGVGIGSEMSGGVSNVVVEDLHVWDSAAAVRLKTDVGRGGYITDVTVTNVTMERVKIPIRFSRGSNDHPDEGWDPKAFPRVKGVRISNVVGFDVDKAPVLEGIEGAVYEDVCIRNFSLSITGREPKWHCEFVAGEAYDVSPSPCLQLSSNGSSSWCRHSS encoded by the exons ATGGACGTCGAAGAGAAGCATCCATGTCTGTGGCGCTGGCACCGGTGGCAGGACGGCCTGAGGCGGCCTTCGGTGGTGCTGCTCCTCGGAGCCATAGCCTTGTTGGGATGGTCATCGCTCCAGTCTACCCCGGCCTGGGTGGCTGTGGCCCCGGCGGCCGCCCCAGCTACGGCCAAGCACGATGTTGCCGTCGCCGGGAGGAGGAGTTGCGTGGAGTTCTACCGCCCCGTCGGGCCTAGGAATGTTGTCTTCTCCATCAAGGAGTTCGGTGGGGTGGGCGACGGTAGGACTTCGAACACCGAGGCGTTTCGGCGGGCCGTGCGTCGTCTCGGGGAGTTCGGAGACAAGGGCGGCGCTCAGCTTAATGTCCCTCCTGGGAGGTGGCTGACCGGTAGCTTTAATCTCACCAGCAACTTAACCCTCTTCTTGGAGAAGGATGCGATCATTCTGGGCTCTCAG GATCCGGAGGAGTGGCCAGTAATAGAGCCATTGCCATCATATGGGCGTGGGAGAGAGAGACTGGGGGGACGTCATATTAGCCTCATTCATGGGGAGGGCCTCAGCGACGTCATCATtacag GGCAGAATGGGAGCATTGATGGCCAAGGCAAAATGTGGTGGGACTTATGGTGGAATAGAACCCTGAAGCACACAAGGGGTCACCTGCTTGAGTTGGTGAACTCAGAGAACATTCTCATCTCCAACCTAACCTTCCTCAACTCTCCATTTTGGACAATACACCCAGTTTATTGCAG TAATGTGGTGTTAAAGAATCTCACAGTTTTGGCGCCACTTCATTCTCCAAATACCGATGGGATTGATCCGG ATTCAAGTTCACATGTCTGCATCGAGGACTGTTACATAGAGAGCGGGGACGATCTCGTCGCTGTGAAGAGTGGCTGGGATCATTATGGCATCGCCATGGCTCATCCTAGCTCAAACATAGTCATCCGAAGGGTCTCAGGAACAActccaacttgctccggtgtcggAATCGGCAGTGAAATGTCTGGGGGTGTAAGCAACGTGGTGGTGGAAGACCTGCATGTCTGGGATTCTGCGGCTGCTGTGCGATTGAAGACCGACGTCGGCCGAGGAGGATACATAACCGATGTCACTGTGACCAACGTGACAATGGAAAGAGTTaagattcctataagattcagCAGGGGATCCAATGACCACCCTGATGAGGGATGGGATCCAAAGGCTTTCCCCAGAGTTAAAGGTGTCCGTATAAGCAATGTCGTAGGGTTCGATGTAGATAAAGCTCCAGTTTTGGAGGGCATCGAGGGCGCGGTCTATGAAGATGTCTGCATCAGAAATTTCAGCTTGTCTATAACAGGCCGTGAACCCAAATGGCACTGCGAATTCGTTGCAGGAGAAGCCTATGACGTTTCCCCCTCGCCATGCCTGCAACTCAGCAGCAATGGGTCTTCGTCCTGGTGCAGACATTCATCATGA
- the LOC103976059 gene encoding 3'(2'),5'-bisphosphate nucleotidase, whose protein sequence is MASRAGIRLTHGRSPLLAASASSSRPPPVLCLPLSKPKPYRRHLFAPLCRLLAPRSSPGPSSSYRTGFSSPVSSMSSSSYEKELAAAKKAASLAARLCQTVQKALLKSDIQSKADKSPVTVADYGSQAIVSLVLKMELPSEKFSLVAEEDSADLQKDESQETLKRITDLVNDTFSSEGTYSISVSEEDVLAAIDSGKSDGGPHGRHWVLDPIDGTKGFVRGDQYAIALALLDEGRVVLGVLACPNLPFTSIANLDGHSSENQIGCLFSAQTGCGAYMQLLHEPSAAKISVCTTENPADASFFESYEAAHSLHDLSSAIAKKLGVQAPPVRIDSQAKYGALARGDGAIYLRFPHKGYREKIWDHAAGSIVVTEAGGIATDAAGNNLDFSKGRYLDLDMGIIVTNKKLMPSLLSAVQEAIREQTQSASHM, encoded by the exons ATGGCATCGCGGGCCGGGATCCGACTCACGCACGGAAGAAGCCCATTGCTCGCTGCTTCAGCGTCCTCATCCAGACCCCCTCCTGTGCTCTGCCTCCCTCTCTCGAAGCCCAAACCCTACCGCCGTCACCTGTTCGCCCCCCTGTGTCGCCTCCTTGCTCCTCGATCCTCACCAGGCCCGTCCTCCTCCTACCGCACCGGATTTTCGTCTCCCGTGTCTTCCATGTCTTCGTCCTCCTACGAGAAGGAACTCGCCGCCGCCAAGAAGGCGGCGTCCCTCGCCGCCCGCCTCTGCCAG ACAGTACAAAAGGCACTCTTGAAATCAGATATTCAATCAAAAGCAGATAAAAGTCCTGTTACAGTCGCAGATTATG GTTCACAAGCAATTGTCAGTCTTGTTTTGAAGATGGAACTTCCCTCTGAAAAGTTTTCTTTGGTGGCCGAAGAG GATTCAGCAGATCTACAAAAGGATGAATCTCAAGAAACACTGAAACGCATTACAGATCTTGTAAATGATACTTTCTCTTCTGAAGGTACATACAGTATATCTGTGTCTGAGGAAGATGTGCTTGCTGCAATTGACAGTGGCAAATCTGATGGAGGCCCTCATGGCCGACACTGGgttttggatcctatagatggtaCTAAAGG GTTCGTACGGGGAGACCAATATGCAATTGCTTTAGCATTGCTTGATGAAGGAAGAGTAGTGTTAGGTGTTTTGGCATGTCCAAATCTTCCTTTTACATCTATTGCTAATCTTGATGGACACTCTTCGGAAAATCAAATTGGCTGCCTTTTCTCTGCTCAAACCGGTTGTGGTGCCTATATGCAGTTGCTACATGAACCTTCGGCAGCAAAG ATATCTGTCTGCACTACCGAAAATCCTGCTGATGCATCATTCTTTGAGTCGTATGAAGCAGCTCATTCCCTGCATGACTTGTCGAGTGCAATAGCAAAG AAACTCGGTGTCCAAGCACCACCAGTTAGAATAGACAGTCAGGCCAAATATGGTGCTTTGGCGAGAGGAGATGGTGCAATATACCTACGCTTCCCACATAAAGGATATCGCGAGAAGATATGGGACCATGCTGCTGGTTCTATTGTTGTCACAG AAGCTGGTGGTATCGCGACGGATGCTGCTGGAAACAATTTGGATTTCTCAAAGGGGAGGTACCTCGATCTTGATATGGGCATTATTGTCACAAACAAGAAGCTGATGCCATCACTGTTGAGTGCAGTACAAGAGGCCATAAGAGAACAAACCCAATCTGCCTCCCATATGTAG
- the LOC103976060 gene encoding amino-acid permease BAT1 homolog: MVEMDSGEKRLNELGYKQELRREMTLFKTLAISFSTMTLFTGITPLYGSSLLYAGPASLVWGWVVVSFFTWFVGIAMAEICSSFPTTGSLYFWAAHLAGPVWGPFASWCCAWLEAIGLIAGIGTQAYAGSQVLQSIILLCTGTNKGGGYFAPRGVFLAMYICLTIIWAVLNTFALEVIAIIDIISIWWQVIGGSVIVIMLPLVSLTTKPASYVFTHFETAPDSTGITSKAYAVILSILVSQYSLYGYDAAAHLTEETKGADRNGPIAILSSIGIISVFGWAYILALTFSIQDFNYLYDTGNETAGAFVPAQILYDAFHGRYNNSAGAIVLLFVIWGSFFFGGLSITTSAARVVYALSRDKGIPFSSVWRKIHPKHKVPANAVWLCAAICILLGLPILKVNVVFTAITSICTVGWVGGYAVPIFARMVMAEKRFKPGPFYLGRATRPICLVAFLWICYTCSVFLLPTLYPIKWDTFNYAPVALGICLTLVMLWWVLDARKWFKGPVRNIDVQDGKV, translated from the exons ATGGTGGAGATGGATTCGGGGGAGAAGCGCCTCAACGAGCTCGGCTACAAGCAGGAGCTCAGGAGAGAGATG ACTCTGTTCAAGACGCTGGCGATATCGTTCTCGACGATGACGCTGTTTACGGGGATCACACCGCTCTACGGCTCGAGCTTGCTGTACGCAGGGCCGGCCAGTCTCGTCTGGGGGTGGGTCGTCGTCTCCTTCTTCACTTGGTTCGTCGGCATCGCCATGGCGGAGATCTGCTCCTCTTTCCCT ACCACTGGTTCACTGTACTTTTGGGCTGCTCATTTGGCTGGACCTGTATGGGGTCCCTTTGCATCATGGTGTTGTGCTTGGTTGGAGGCTATCGGACTTATTGCTGGAATAGGCACTCAG GCTTATGCAGGGTCACAAGTACTGCAAAGTATCATTCTATTATGCACTGGGACAAACAAAGGTGGTGGATATTTTGCACCTCGAGGAGTCTTTCTAGCTATGTACATTTGTCTTACAATTATATGGGCAGTCCTCAACACATTTGCATTGGAAGTCATTGCCATAATCGATATAATCTCTATATGGTGGCAG GTGATTGGGGGTTCAGTTATAGTGATCATGCTTCCCTTGGTGTCTCTCACCACCAAGCCTGCTTCCTATGTGTTCACTCACTTCGAAACAGCCCCAGATTCCACCGGTATTACCAGCAAGGCATATGCAGTCATCTTATCTATTCTTGTAAGCCAGTATTCGCTATACGGATACGATGCCGCTGCCCATCTAACGGAGGAAACGAAAGGCGCAGATAGGAATGGTCCGATCGCTATTCTGTCAAGTATCGGAATCATCTCGGTGTTCGGATGGGCATACATCTTAGCTCTCACTTTCAGCATCCAG GACTTTAATTACCTGTATGATACTGGCAATGAGACGGCTGGTGCCTTTGTGCCGGCACAGATTCTGTATGATGCATTCCATGGGAGGTACAATAACTCTGCCGGAGCCATTGTCTTGCTGTTTGTCATCTGGGGTTCCTTCTTCTTCGGCGGCCTTTCGATTACCACAAGTGCTGCCAGAGTG GTGTATGCATTATCGAGGGACAAAGGAATCCCGTTCTCGTCGGTATGGCGGAAAATACACCCCAAGCACAAGGTTCCTGCCAATGCAGTATGGCTGTGTGCAGCCATTTGCATCCTGCTCGGCCTCCCGATCCTTAAAGTTAATGTGGTGTTCACTGCCATCACTTCCATTTGCACAGTTGGATGGGTTGGTGGCTATGCAGTGCCGATATTTGCAAGAATGGTGATGGCAGAGAAGAGGTTCAAACCTGGTCCATTCTATCTGGGGAGAGCAACAAGACCCATTTGCTTGGTGGCGTTCCTGTGGATCTGCTATACTTGCTCAGTCTTCCTGCTGCCAACACTGTATCCTATCAAATGGGATACCTTCAATTATGCACCCGTTGCTTTGGGTATTTGTCTGACTCTTGTAATGCTGTGGTGGGTTCTTGATGCCAGGAAATGGTTCAAAGGGCCGGTTAGGAACATCGATGTGCAAGATGGGAAAGTCTGA
- the LOC103976058 gene encoding short-chain dehydrogenase TIC 32, chloroplastic produces the protein MGLLGWLWRAGPSGFGSSSTAEQVTEGIDGSQLTAIVTGATNGIGKETARVLALRGAKVIIPSRTLDSGLKVKQSLLEQNPSAELHVMEMDLSSLDSVGSFARSFNSSHKHLNILINNAGIMACPFQLSRDGIELQFATNHLGHFLLTNLLLDKMKATAKKMGVQGRIINVSSNAHRRSDGSCFNLDKINDQSKYKPFIAYAHSKLANILHANELSKHLQEEGSNVTVNSLHPGVIFTNLARHIEMNPTLMKSLAALAKPILKSIPEGAATTCYLALHPQVKDVTGKYFADCNEAMPSGKARDEILGKTLWEFSEELVKRRSRPV, from the exons ATGGGTCTTCTGGGATGGCTTTGGCGAGCAGGTCCTTCTGGTTTTGGCTCATCTTCGACCGCCGAGCAGGTCACAGAAGGAATTGATGGAAGTCAACTTACCGCGATCGTCACAG GAGCAACAAACGGCATCGGAAAAGAGACAGCAAGAGTACTAGCGCTTAGAGGTGCCAAAGTCATTATACCATCACGAACTCTGGATAGTGGGTTGAAGGTGAAACAAAGCCTCCTTGAACAGAATCCGAGTGCAGAACTTCATGTTATGGAGATGGATCTCAGCTCCCTCGACTCTGTTGGCTCGTTTGCTCGATCTTTCAATTCATCGCACAAgcatttgaacatacttat CAATAATGCAGGAATCATGGCTTGCCCTTTCCAGCTTTCTAGAGATGGAATTGAGTTGCAGTTTGCCACAAATCACCTAG GACACTTTCTGCTCACTAATCTCCTGCTGGACAAGATGAAAGCCACAGCCAAAAAAATGGGAGTGCAGGGAAGAATAATCAATGTTTCATCAAATGCTCACCGAAGAAGTGATGGATCTTGCTTCAACCTTGATAAGATAAATGACCAATCAAA GTACAAACCTTTCATCGCATATGCTCACTCAAAACTAGCTAACATACTTCATGCAAATGAGCTGTCTAAGCATCTACAG GAAGAGGGATCCAATGTGACAGTAAACTCTCTGCACCCAGGAGTAATATTTACGAACCTCGCTCGTCATATAGAGATGAACCCTA CCTTGATGAAATCACTTGCCGCTCTTGCAAAACCAATTTTAAAGAGCATACCCGAG GGAGCAGCAACTACTTGCTATCTAGCATTACATCCGCAAGTAAAAGATGTTACCGGGAAATATTTTGCGGACTGCAATGAGGCAATGCCTTCAGGAAAAGCAAGAGATGAAATCTTAGGCAAAACGCTGTGGGAGTTCAGTGAAGAACTTGTTAAAAGAAGAAGCAGGCCTGTGTGA
- the LOC135582366 gene encoding protein WHAT'S THIS FACTOR 9, mitochondrial-like has translation MLLLLVNRRFRELVLCYHKNLAFSHTQKSNYVDVKMKWMKDPLYDSVNILLKSKELRPLISLKNIISKEPTGCIPISAVSKQNRILEVSGKVAGFLRRYPAVFEEFTGPKYNLPWFKLTQEAADLHHRECKVYAAHRSEIVDRLRRLILMSRERSLPLRTVQGMLWYLGLPEDYLKNSEEISKGYFQIVDMGDGEQGLSASICSNEQVFSVLQRNAMKSNGILHSPPSVIEFPLFPSKGFRLKRKIELWLEEFQKVEYVSPYETFSSLDPNSDISEKRVAGVLHELLSLFVDNSAERRRLLCLKKHLGLPQKFHMVFERHPHIFYLLLKSKTCFVVLKEAYCAGSETAIERHPLLGVREGYVRLMIESEAILRSRRSTKPLEEIS, from the coding sequence ATGCTTCTGCTGCTTGTCAATAGAAGGTTTAGAGAACTGGTGTTATGTTATCACAAAAATTTGGCTTTCTCACACACACAAAAGTCCAACTATGTGGATGTGAAAATGAAATGGATGAAGGATCCTTTATATGATTCTGTTAACATCCTTCTCAAATCCAAGGAGCTCAGACCACTCATCTCCCTCAAGAACATTATTTCCAAAGAACCCACTGGCTGTATCCCCATCTCTGCCGTCTCCAAGCAGAACCGCATTCTAGAAGTCTCTGGCAAGGTTGCAGGATTTCTCAGGAGGTACCCAGCTGTTTTCGAGGAGTTCACCGGTCCAAAGTACAACCTCCCATGGTTCAAGCTCACTCAAGAAGCTGCTGATCTTCATCACAGAGAGTGTAAAGTCTATGCGGCCCATCGGTCAGAGATTGTCGACAGATTGAGGAGATTGATCCTTATGTCGAGGGAGAGGAGTCTGCCTTTGAGGACAGTCCAAGGTATGTTATGGTATCTCGGATTGCCCGAAGATTATCTTAAAAATTCAGAAGAGATTTCAAAAGGATACTTTCAGATCGTGGATATGGGAGATGGAGAGCAGGGATTGAGTGCATCAATTTGTTCAAATGAGCAGGTGTTTTCTGTGCTACAAAGGAATGCAATGAAGTCAAATGGGATCCTTCACTCGCCACCATCAGTCATTGAGTTTCCTCTTTTCCCTTCTAAAGGTTTTCGCTTAAAGCGGAAGATTGAGTTGTGGTTAGAAGAATTTCAGAAGGTCGAGTATGTATCCCCATATGAAACTTTTTCAAGCCTGGATCCGAATAGTGATATTTCAGAGAAGCGGGTGGCTGGGGTTCTTCACGAATTGCTCTCTCTCTTTGTAGATAACTCTGCTGAAAGGCGGAGGCTGCTTTGCCTCAAGAAGCATTTAGGTTTGCCGCAAAAGTTTCATATGGTGTTTGAACGCCATCCCCATATTTTTTACCTCTTGCTGAAGAGCAAGACTTGTTTTGTTGTCCTTAAAGAAGCATATTGTGCTGGCTCAGAAACTGCTATTGAGAGGCACCCTCTTCTGGGAGTGAGGGAAGGGTATGTGAGGCTGATGATTGAGTCGGAGGCTATTCTGAGAAGCCGAAGGAGTACGAAACCTTTGGAAGAAATATCATAA